DNA sequence from the Malus domestica chromosome 11, GDT2T_hap1 genome:
ACTCAGACTGCTGGACAAGTTCTGGAGTTGGAGGACCCGGCTAAGGCACGAGGCTTTTTGTGGGTCAAAGTACTCGTTAACACGATTGCCCCTCTGATCACTGGTTGCTGGTTGAGACGTGAATCTAACCGTGATAGGTGGGTGGAGTTTCGCTACGAAAGATTACAAGACTTCTGCTATAAATGTGGGAGTGTGGACCACCTCAATACTGAATGTCCTTTTGACATTAATCCTGGAGGGGAGGCAGGATATGGCGAATGGCTAAAGGCGCCTCCAATTAGGGATGAAGTTTTCATTGCAAGACCTTCAGTATCGGGGGTTGGAACACGAAGGCTAGCTGGAGCCGTAAGGGGTGACGCCAGTGGAATAGATCGGTCCAGGGGTAGTGATTCCAGGCTGAATCAGCAACGCGAGGTTCTTCCGATGATGGCAGGGTCTGGGGAGGCCTCTCAATCGCAAAGCTGCGACACGAGGAAGTGGAGACGGAAGTTGAAAACTCAGGATATTTGTAGTATGGCTTTAATGAAGGAGACCGACGATCGCAGTCCCGCTCATTGGAACACTTTGGGTCGTAATATTTCTCAACAGGATGTACAAGACCTTTCTCCTCATGGGGAGCGGGAATCGGTGGTCATCAGTGCGGGGACACACCAGCACTCTGTATCTAGTACAAACTCATCGGGCTTACTATCCACTATTGCAGGGGAGGTTCAAGGCACCTGGTTGAATCCACGATCTGTTCTCGCGGAGGCTAGTGGCATGAAAATGGGAGGTGGGTGTCAATGCTGGGACTTGGTTCAACATCCTTTTAAGAAGGTCAGGGGCTTACATGATCCAAGTGGCAGTTCTGGGATAATGGGGGAAAATTGGCAAGGGCTGACTGTCCAGGAACGCTGCTTGATGATACAACGTGCGGTTTACGCTGAGGTTGAGCCCTCAGAGGGTTCTAGTAGGAGTAATCGTGTAATGGCCCATGTCGAAACTAAGTTGGTGGATGAGCAGCATCCGAGTGTGACGCAGGAAGCGGGCATTGTAGCTCGGGGTGGTGGCGGCTGGCCCTTAACAGCCGCAAGGCTACCATGAATTACCTATTTTGGAACTGCCGTGGTCTGGGGTCGGACACTGCAGTTCGAGCTCTTCATGGGCTTATACGACACAACAGACCCTCTCTGATTTTCTTATCAGAAACTAAAATGAAGAGTCATAGGCTTGATGGCTTGCAGAGACGTATGCGATTCTCAAATGGTTTTAATGTGGACCCAATCGGAAAGGCTGGAGGTTTGAGCTTGTGGTGGGACGATTCTCTGGAGGTGCAAATTGTCTTCTCGTCCAGGTCTGTGATTGATTCTATTGTCAGATTTGATGGTATCCATCAGTGGGTGCGGGTTACTGGTGTCTATGGTACTGCTTACTCTGGTGAAAAAGCTGAATTTTGGGCTTGGATGCAATCCCATTTTTCTCCATCTGATGTTCCCTGGCTCTGCGGTGGTGATTTTAATGAATTCATTTGGGATTATGAGAAGTCAGGAGGAGTGGCGGTTAATTACAATCGGCCTCGGTTTTTGGCGGATTTTATGAATGCTACGGAGTTGTTTGATCTGGAGTTCAAGGGCCCTGCCTTTACGTGGAGGGGTTTTAGGCGAGGGGAGTGGGTGGAAGAACGCTTGGATAGGGGTCTTATTAATGGGCTGTGGCAGGAGGTTTGGCCCAATTCGATGGCCTTGCATGGGCCGGTTCTGGGATCTGATCATTGCCCTCTGATTATTAAGTCTAAGGTAGATGGGCCTAAACGGCGGAAGTTGTTTCGTTTTGAGGCTTTTTGGGCCAGGGAGGAGGATTGTAAAGTGTTGGTTAGTGATTGCTGGGCTTGGCTGGGGGAGGCAGGGGCTCTGAGTTCATGGGCGTCTAAAATCAACGATTGCAGGTCTCGCCTTATTCGATGGAGTCGCAATAAATTCAAAAAGCGCGGCCATCTAATTGAGGATCTCTCCCAGCAACTCGGGGTGCTTCAGGAAAATTGGGGCCCTAACTTTTCTGCAATTCAAGAGAAGTCTAGAATGATTGATGACCTCCGCGCTCAGGAGGAGAGTTATTGGCAGCAACGATCTCGTGTCCAGTGGCTACGTGAGGGTGATGCAAATACTAAATTCTTCCATCAATCTACACTTCAACGTCGCAGGCGGAACACGATCTTCACTCTGAAGGATGGTGATGGGCAGTGGGTTGAGCATCCCCGCAGGGTCCGGGAGTTAGTTGAGGATCATTTTATTTCCTTATTTCAGTCGGGGGGGGGGGTCCAAGGAATTGGGGTTCTATCTTGGATTGTCTTCACCAGGATGTCTCTGAGGCAATGAATTAGGAGTTAATTGCGCCGGTGTCCGAGCAGGAAGTTCAGGAGGCAGCGTTACATATGGGCAGTCTCAAAGCTCCTGGGCCGGATGGTTTCCAAGGGATTTTTTATCAATCCTTTTGGGAGCAGCTGAAGGATGATGTTAACAGCTTGATCAAATCTTTGATGCATGGAACTGCCAACCCGTGCACGCTCAATGCTACCCACGTGGTTCTAATTCCTAAGGTTTCACATCCGAAAACGGTTTCGCAATTTCGACCCATCAGTCTCTGCAATTATTCTTATAAGGTTCTGTCTAAAGTTCTTGCGAATCGGTTAAAGGGTGTTCTGTCGCACATTATTTCTCCCTCTCAGAATTCCTTTGTGGCTGGTCGGATGATTCACGATAATGTTGGCATAGCTCATGAGCCTTTTCAATTCTTAAAAGGGCGAAAAGCTAGAAATAAGTTTGAGATGGGTATTAAACTGGATATGCAGAAAGCATATGATCGTGTGGAATGGGACTTCCTTGATGCTATTATGGCTAGGATGGGATTTTGCAGTGACTGGAGGCATTTAATTATGAGGTGTGTGTCTTCGGTGCAGTTTGCTGTCCTCCTTAATGGACAACCCGGACAACAGTTTACTCTTTCTCGGGGTCTAAGGCAGGGGGATCCTCTTTCCCCATATCTATTCCTGATGGTTGGAGAGGTCatttcttctcttcttcaagAGGCGGTGGATTTGCATATGTTGGACGGAGTGAAGATTGGAGCATCGGGGCCCGTCATCTCTCATATGTTTTTCGCGGATGATACTCTTCTTTTTCTAAAGGCTAATACTAAAAATTGTCGGAACCTGGTGGACATTCTGGGAAGGTACTGTGAGGCTTCTGGTCAGCAAGTTAATCTGCAAAAATCGAGTGTCTACTTTGGGGCGAATATTTCTATGCAAGTTTCCAATGAGTTGGTTAATGTTCTTGGCATTCCTGCGGTTGCTAATCCTGGCACTTATTTAGGTGTTCCAGCTATTTGGGGGCGATCCAAAAAACGTGGTCTTGCTTATATTAAAGGAAAAATTCTGGGTAAGTTGCAAGGTTGGAAGCAGTATACTTTATCCCGAGCTGGGAAAGAAGTCTTGATCAAGGCAGTTGTTCAAGCAATACCTGCCTACCCGATGCACATTTTTAAATTTCCCGCAATTGTCTGTCAGGAGTTGGATGCTTTGGTGGCTGGGTTCTGGTGGGGCAGTCTTGGGGACCGGAGGAAGACGCATTGGGTTTCTAAGGCTGTTCTTGGTCTTCCAAAGATGATGGGCGGTCTGGGTTTTCGGAATTTCGGTGAATTTAATGACGCTTTGTTGGCTAAGCAGTGTTGGCGGTTGATCACTGAACCGAATTCCCTCTGGGCTCGAGTTCTGAAGGCTCGTTATTTTCCGTACTGTTCATTTTGGGATGCCAAAAAAGGTGGCAGGGCTTCTTGGGCTTGGAGTAGTATTCTGATTGGTAGAGAGGTTTTACGGAATGGTTCTCACTGGCAAATCATGAGTGGAGCGGATGTGCGTGGACCGCTGGCTCCCATCTTTACCTGTGGGGCATCCAGTTCCGATTGGGGAGGTTGCGGTTACTCCTAGCTTGCGGGTTCAATCTCTTATTCGGCCAGAGTCACATTCATGGGATTGGGGAGGTTGCGGTTACTCCTAGCTTGCGGGTTAAAGTTCGATATGGAATGGGTCCCACACCTAAtcctcatatatatattttttttcaaaaaaacagAGAACTCTTTGCATAAAAGGCTTGATGAAAGGAAATAGAAATTGAACCACTGATATTTCATTTTTATATTATCTATTCTAAAGTTGGAGGGCAATTGGCCTGTTCATGGCTACAGTAAAACAAATGTGCCTCGATTTCATTCTATTTACAACGATGCCAGCCAAATTAGGTTGGGTCGGGAAGGTAATTCTCAAAAGTTCAGAGGGTGATTTTGTCTATATGGTTTAGCATGGAGCCACTCGATTTCATGATATTTACAACAATACCAGCCACATGGGGCTGGGTTGGGAGGGTAATTCTAAAAGTTCatagggtaattttgtctgTTTGGTTTAGCACGGATCGCTAGGTTACACGCGTGCACTCTCTTCTCATCTCTTTCTATGCGAGCcctctctcatctctcactcTTCCTGTTTCTGTCCTTCTCAAACCCTAGTGGCCACAACTCCATCTCTTCCGTTTCTCTCATCCCAGAAcggaagaaagatggaaaatCAGGGCTCTTCCATTTGCTTCCACAGATTTCTCGAGCTTCGGATCGCTAGCCTCCGTATGAAGGTtcgtctctctctcactctcactttttttttttcaatttgtgatCGAATTTTCTTTCCAAGAATGTTAGATCTGTTGCCTTCGGGAAGAAAATTTTAACCTAGAAAAGCTTGGTTTTCAGGAAATTATCAATCCTGTAAGTTTTTCGAGTCTTACATCTTgggggttttgttttgctcaaatatggggttttgtgattttggatttACAAATAGATTgaaatttccttttatttatttatttatttcatcttGGGTGGGCACTTGAAAGCGAAAACTGCAACCAAAACACGAACCAAATATAACCGCAttgaacggtttggttttgccgTTTCAAAATGGTTTCGGTTTGAAACTGAACCGAATAGGGaaaaaacggtttggtttcaatttCGGCCCttcgaaaccaaaccaaaaccaaaaccgcatacttttattaaatgttaaattCTAATTGGTTATTTTCATTGAGTCCATACATTTCGTATGGACTCAACCACATCATAACATGGCTACATAACCCTTTAGTTTCTTTCTTCTAGTCCGTAGACTCTGTGTACTCTTTCTCAACTTTATTCATCTCTCTCTCGGTCTCCCCTCCAGCCTCATTTCCTCTTCATTCAAGGATTTCCAGCTCCTAGCTTCTAAATTTCAGAGTGCTAATATGGCAAGAACTATGATTTATAACTTGTTTTAGTTAAATTTACTTATAGATTTGAGATTAATTTTAGGGTTAGGTTTAGGGTTGGGTTTTGAATCAAAAGGGTGATTTGGCTTTTCGTTGGTTAGTCTTCGATTTTTCTTCGTTCATGAACATTAGAATGTCAATTGAAAGCATATATGATATTTGCATATTGGTGACATGAGAATAATGGGTAGATAGGTTTCTGCCCAgtataatttattaattttagtaaatttttacacaaaaaaatttaatgtgCAATTGTGCATACATTAATttagtatacatatattttgtatgtgtgtttgtgtagtagATGCCTTACATTGCTTTTGCAGTTTTTTGAAGGCATTGTTTGCAATCGATTGCTCAATTTATCAACTTTTCCAGTGGGTGTTTCTAGATGAAAATTTCTTGAAGGCATTGTATGAATTATGTTGTCATCAATTAGGTAACGTGAATTTGTGATGGTATCAGATCCTAAACTTACGCTAATCGTGAATTTGTGATGCACCGAGGCAAGGAAGTCATTAAACAGACTGCCTGTTGGGCAAGTCTTTGACAATATCATCTACAATTTCTGACTTTCTGTGAGAAGGCTTTGGCTTAGTAAGCCAAAAAGTGCTCTTCAAACCGCACTTGTATTTTGGATTTGTGAACATGAATTTATTAACTTGGTTGCTCAAGTTGAATTATTTTGTTGTGGCCCTTGTGGATGTGAATTTTGTTGTAATCAACTTAgtaactataataattttttcaaACGATGAAACCAAACCAAGCGtttgaaaccaaaccgaaccgaaccaaatgatttggtttcatttcgggtTTAGCCTCAAAATAGTACCGAACCAAACCGTAAAAACTTGcggttttgattttggtttcattcaaaactgcACCAAACCGAACCGCGCCCACCCCTAGCCACAACTCCATCTCTTTCGTTTCTCTCATCCTATAAcggaagaaagatggaaaatCAGGGCTCTTCCATTTGCTTCCACAGATTTCTCGAGCTCCGGATCGCTAGCCTCCGTATGAAGGtttgtctctctctcactctcacttttttttttctttcaattcgtGATCGAATTTTCTTTCCAAGAATGTTAGATCTGTTGCCTTCGGGAAGAAAATTTTAACCTAGAAAAGCTTGGTTTTCAGGAAATCGTCAATCTTGTAAGTTTTTCGAGTCTTACATTTgggggttttgttttgctcaaatatggggttttgtgattttggatttACAAATAGATtgaaatttcctttttttttttaaaatttatttcacCTCTCACTCAGAACCTGATACTCGGTGACCTTTAGAGCAGCttcattctctcttcttctccaaCCATGGTTCCATATCCACTGGGCATCAAGGTGAGTTTGATATTGGCCATATTTTTTAGCTTTGTTAGTGcatctaatttatttttttggattggTGGTTTTCAATTTAGGGATGAATATTgtgtttaaaattttcttttgtaagttTGGGGGTTGTGTTTAAATTTTGCCTTTCTAATTTTGTGGGTTTTCTGTGTGCTTTTGGATGATCTGATAATTAGACAAAATCATGAATTAATTAAATGTGGTGTCTTCCCTTCTCCTCTGTTTCTTTGGTTGTTGGGTGAAAGTGAGCATGGGTTTATGATAGAGCTATTTAAAAGGATAGctggagagagggagagagagagagagagagggggggggtgGTTATATAGTAGGTGTATATAGTGACTCAAAAGTTAAGGCATACTGACAGAAAAATGCACAGATTGGTAtggtaaaaatgaaaaaacaaagagagaaaaagtttGAACCTAATAGaatatagaaaattaaaaattgaacctaATAGAATATAGAAAATTAAGTGTTTAGGTGAGTTGATATCAATTTCAGATATGTAATCGTTGTGTAATCAATTTGAATACAGCATGTGGAACACTTTGTATTCAGGTTGTCTTtttctccccttttttttttctgtttatttAACTTCGGATTGGCtgctttatttgtttttctagATTATATATTTTGATCTTCTCTAAAAGCTTCTGTATCGTCCACCGTCACCTGCTTCTGCTCCTCAACTTGCTTGATTTTTTACATGTGTCAGCAATTGATTGCCTTCTTTTGGAAAAATGCTAATGGAAAACTGAATTTGGGTTGTCTGATTAAtggtttttgttcttcattttaaTAACATTTTTGTCCATTTTCTCCAACTCTCTCTTGCAGCAAAATCACCGCCACCACCCAACAAACCCATGATCTGGAATTTCAATTACTGTGCATGGAGGGAGGTAAAGTTGTTATCTTTCTCTACAGAGTGTAGATTCTTTATTTCGGGTTtcatttgtttgtgttttgttttcttcgtTGGCaatattggtttttttttgttaattgttgAATTGGAGTATTGGGTAACCTCAATTTTGCTTCAAATTGTAGTAATTACCGTGCAAATTTACATTTTTGTGTGAAATTGGAGAGAGTTTCGGTTTTGAAAGTTATATTTGCAAATATAAAAAGAGATTATGTAAAAAACATGGAGGAACTAAATGCGTGTTTAATTGCCATTAAACGCTACCTTTTAGCTATGTAAATCAAGAGGATGGCTCTGCAAAAGGAATTGTTTCCTCTCTATTTTTTCTCcgacttcttttttatttattaatatcggTTTTTCTTCGTTTCTAAATGATTCTCATCAGTTTTTTTGCAGTTATCTGTGGAGGTTTAGTTGAACATGTAGACAATATCCGGTTGCTTGAAGGCAGGAATGTCTGGTATTGCTCACCTGGTATGTTTAattttcattgaattatgaGATATATCTAATTTAATTGGCAATTTAAGTTGCCCAACTCTTTCTGGAAGAGTCCTGTTAAACTGGGATGAGACCTGATATTGAACTGGGAAGAGTCCTGTCAAACATATCGGATATATCTTCATTTAAATTGTCGTTTGACATATCAAGATCCTTCAACTTCGCCTCACTAATCCCAATTTTCAGTAGGATTTCCACCTCTATGATTGGGATTTCGACAACGGTAATACTTGGTTGGGTGGTAAGATAAATCCTTTTTGCTCCATTTGAAGCATCTTAACCACTTGGATTTGAATTACAACAATTTTCAAGGATTGCAGGTTCTCCAACAACCCATTTAGGTGGAGATTTGATTCCATATTGTTTACACATCTATCTTAAATGCTGTCTTGCAGAATCTGTAGTTAATTCCAAGTTTACTATCTGATGTGCTATTAGATGCTATTTTTTGAAGATTTTTCTTTGCAATTTAGTAATTGGACTGCTCCTTTAGCTGTATGAACTCAGTAAAAGTATCAGGTTGTGGACTCTGAACTGTTGATTCTCTACGGTTTCTTCTGCCTTGTCCAATTGTTATCATTATTCCAATTGGgtaattttgggtttttaacaatgcttatttgtttattgataaattatggGGTCCTCTTAATTGGGATGGTATTATTCCTTCTAAATGTAAATTTGTCTTCCAGTTCTTCTAAATGTAATTTTTCATATTTCTTCTGTGTgctgatttattcaatttgttgaattttgaaATCACTTGATGAAATAAAATTTCCGAAATATGTTAAGAGTACTTATACGCGTCTGATTCGAGTTTCAAAACAACATTTACATTCATAGTGTCTCTTTTGTTCAATGGATAAACAAGTGTAGATGAACTCGATTATGTCAAATTGAATGCTTAATGCCCGCTACATGTTTGATAAAAGATGCCAGTGAAGCATGCCCACGCACATGGTTTTATAggtaatttttctttgttcttcgttTTTGTGTTTATAAATTTGGACTTTTATGGTGAAACATTGATAGATTTGGAATTTTATGGGTGAAACATTGAAGAATCAAACGTTATTACTTTTTACTGCAAAAATTTTGCATATTTTGTTCTTCAATTTTGCCAGAGTTAATTTTAAATGCcaactttcctttttcctttttctaggTAATTGATCGTTATGCGGTTTGTAAGTTGGATTTTTCTAACTGGTAGATTATCGAATTGATAAAATTGGGGAATTTGATTTGTAGTGTCAAATTGGTGCAGCATGAGTTATGGCAGCGGGAACAGAAGGGGTTAATTGGTATTCTTCCCGTTCAAGATGCTGCCAAGGCAGCAACAGTGGACTCTgtgttttttatcatttttgtttGTTCATGATTATATTGAATGTTTTTCAGGTTAAATTTGTCTTATTCATTTAGTTAAGGCTGATGCATTCAAGTCCCGCAGCATCGCGCGATCATATTACTAGTGTTTACTAAAATAAAAGTacttcataaggattcgacgtaactgtggagtgccgactgtcgactacctgacgccctccccctcctcctttacccgggcttgggatcggcaatgtaagataaacttacataggcggagttttaCATAAATATAAGAGTacttaaattagaaaatttaggttttaactcatAAATAGTTTTTCTGCTTCAATTATTATGTACAtcattctaatttaattttatgaatattttaacttaaaaatatttagattatgATAAataatccttatgaaaatgaattcagaacgaaatcgcgctaaagctagggcgtcacccgtaagtggcgcgctgtgtggcccgagcacagtgataagtgagcaagggtcgctgtatctccataggcacccggatgcagtgttaaatgagcaagggggccatagaaacttcttttcgaacgactccactcaaagttgtttgggagcatatgcacctatcaactttacacgggacacacaaaagaagtactttgattccattggacgggggagggtgaagaagctaggacagaagggtagagttcaggagagtagaatgcgtttaggaacgtggaatataggaaccttaacgggaaaatctatggaagtagtggaagttatggtgaggagaaggataaatattatgtgtctacaagaaactaagtgggttggtcttaaggcaaaggatctagaaaactcagggtttaaactttggtactcgggcacaaatagaacgagaaacggtgttggcatcatcgtggacaagaccttgacacaagatgttgtagatgtcaagagggtaggagatagaatcatggcaatcaagattgtaataggacaagaacttatcaatgtgattagtgcgtacgcacctcaagtagggttggatatgagttcgaaggagaaattttgggaagaccttggagacttggtgcaaggaattgctcaaacggagaagttatttataggaggagatttaaatggacacgtgggcagggagacaggcaactatggaggttttcatggtggccatggttttggggagagaaacgaggatggggaagctatcttggattttgcaatggcatatgatctcttcttagccaacaccttctttaagaagagagaagaacatgtgatcacctacaagagtgggtcgtcaaaaacacaaatagattttcttctaatgaggaaaggggatcgtataacttgtaaggattgcaaagttataccaggagagagcgtggctaatcaacatcgcttgttggtgatggatgtacatatcaaaagagtgagaaaaaagaacaagacttggaagtgcccaaggactagatggtggaatctaaaagaagaaaaacaagtcattttcaaagagaaagtaatcacccagtgtgtgtgggatagagagggggaagctagccaaatgtgagATTCCATGgttagttgtatccgaaaagtagcaaaagaggtgttaggagagtccaagggctttgccccacactaaaaggaatcttggtggtggaatgaggaggtacaaacaaaggtgaaggctaagaaggaatgttgtaaagccttatacaaggataggaccgatgaaaatggtgaaatgtatagaaaagcgaagcaagaggcgaagaaagctgtgagagaagctaagttagcggcttatgacgatatgtataagcgactagataccaaagaaggagagttggatatctataaactagctagagcaagggaaaagaagacaagggacctaaaccaagtgaggtgcatcaaggatgaggatggaaaggttcttgctacagagaacgcggttaaagatagatggagaggttattttcataatcttttcaatgaaggacatgaaatgagtgcttctttaggggagttgagtaactcagaagagtgtagaaactactctttttatcgtcgaatccggaaggaagaagtgattgtagctttgaagaagatgaagcatagaaaagcagtaggcccagacgatataccaatcaaagtgtggaaagttttgggagggacatgtataacatggctcactgaccttttcaataggattttgaaaacgaagaagatgccaaatgagtggcgaacgagcactttggtgcctatctacaagaataagggtgacgtacaaaattgcatgaactataggggtattaagctaatgagtcatacaatgaagctctgggagagtcgttgagcatagattgaggcaagagacacgggtttcggacaaccaattcgggttcatgccagggcgctcaaccatggaggcaatctatctcttacgaagattgatggaaagatatagagataggaaaaaggatttacacatggtctttatagatttggaaaaagcgtatgatagggtcccaagagacattctttggaggattttagagaagaaaggagtacgagtagcatatatccaagctataaaggatatgtatgaaggagcaaagactgccgtaagaactcatgaaggacaaaccgaaagctttcccataactgtaggagtacatcaaggctcatccttaagtccttacctttttgcgttggtaatggatgagttaacaggacatattcaagttgatattccttggtgtatactTTTCGCatacgatatagtgttgatagatgaaactcaggaaggggtaaatgcaaagcttaacctttggagagaagtgttggaatctaaaggtcttcgcctaagccgatcaaagacagaatatatggagtgcaagttcagtgcaaatggaggccaaa
Encoded proteins:
- the LOC139189103 gene encoding uncharacterized protein; translation: MKMNSERNRAKARASPVSGALCGPSTVISEQGSLYLHRHPDAVLNEQGGHRNFFSNDSTQSCLGAYAPINFTRDTQKKYFDSIGRGRVKKLGQKGRVQESRMRLGTWNIGTLTGKSMEVVEVMVRRRINIMCLQETKWVGLKAKDLENSGFKLWYSGTNRTRNGVGIIVDKTLTQDVVDVKRVGDRIMAIKIVIGQELINVISAYAPQVGLDMSSKEKFWEDLGDLVQGIAQTEKLFIGGDLNGHVGRETGNYGGFHGGHGFGERNEDGEAILDFAMAYDLFLANTFFKKREEHVITYKSGSSKTQIDFLLMRKGDRITCKDCKVIPGESVANQHRLLVMDVHIKRVRKKNKTWKCPRTRWWNLKEEKQVIFKEKVITQCVWDREGEASQM